From one Amia ocellicauda isolate fAmiCal2 chromosome 17, fAmiCal2.hap1, whole genome shotgun sequence genomic stretch:
- the vwa3a gene encoding von Willebrand factor A domain-containing protein 3A, with translation MSVPSSTMSNEDSTGAADRLDSEPLHMPGSSESDCSRALLRGRPSWQEISAPYTELDSGLLVTHVNHTHDLLRIQGHQTPSSDRQTSEEWLSNHSLERTGLTLSHLLAQSKSVTASREGVRKQMELSSSIVSEFESRLYEMLELYHRRMRWLQEGSRKVFGLVRGSRVGVLIDASDANCESGRLQDLRRNLLCLIDEQLCHKKQLYLLSFGTETMLLWDSPRDVNPRRLQEAQQWVQQLGGTGGCNLLSALKRGLPCREINSLLIILGSCPDQTADVLSAYVEQCLLGRTLPLHAVAYNSNTPMTCAAVKALAQASKGRFHCGASDRQGAAHSSSDIDLLRREAQRAGDVLNQIKEMRQGLMGDTLISVTQEISTELDTLPPSCLLPKPPNHDGPLSIEMSNHLPKTSADWLKSNGLKAKKLCLYQVLAPNAYALLEEFVPILRKTVTSTLHEKAMVQCEWHDGTVKNVHVDPPILYNYQKQLGRAVLALEQRVEWLTSGSRQIWGTVCEKRVVILVDVSQMNSLYLIHIQHSLRLLLEQQLASKDSFNIIAFGTDVKPWCKDMAAATPENLQDAWQWILGLNCGGSRNIMGALKLAVELDLQAAPGRSQGVYLFTSGVPDQESAAVCGYVSESCAGGVLRLHVCLFSTAEPPLQDCIPPRFATTAETAATLRELARHGNGRFYWLREMGNVESDDIDALLAEMEKAVNYSQKCALLVDSLAQRTGRRQPQCDRTLQTPPSRERLRPPKLMAPRPTALMLARKQTRGDGLDDNTMSQKALTWRPASAKPNIPPAQPMRSWGSVDTDAKQKNKPEASQAVFYTEDGNSVGTVFKTYPKVKSVRKSIPSAALPKEEEFCSTKQWLKKFSIQKLKLDLHKLVSGPDCTHQKKLVPTVHKKVSAKYCTIFPSVQINGVVKHLQLTVRELEQYVTQTERVICRYVQRMQWLLSGSRRLFGTILEKKVCILLDTSGSMDPYLPEVKKELTSLIWEQLHRNGVSFGLLSFSDTVLAWRGALAEPTEEACHDAVQWAAQLRAHGSTCTLEALQAACGYGDTLGIYLLSDGKPASSCSLVLREAGRMTAGKHIAIHTISFNCSDSAANEFLRRLAQQRGGRFHRCHADLDAHLVAHRMLTDGFSDEDDPVLPVFEGDDLRKLVQEIGKARRFLTQARAFRALLLDKQKTADPDDFSMSRAYAGKPNAFVSSSTRS, from the exons ATGTCAGTACCCTCCTCCACCATGAGCAATGAAGACAGCACTGGCGCGGctgacagactggacagtgaGCCCCTTCACATGCCAGGATC ATCAGAGTCCGATTGCAGCAGAGCCCTGCTGAGAGGCCGGCCTTCCTGGCAGGAGATCAGTGCCCCTTACACAGAGCTAGACAGTGGGTTGCTCGTCACACACGTCAACCACACCCACGACCTGCTG AGAATCCAAGGACACCAAACCCCCAGCAGCGACAGGCAGACTTCTGAGGAGTGGCTTAGCAACCACAGTCTGGAGCGCACAGGGCTGACGCTCTCGCACCTCCTCGCTCAGAGCAAGAGCGTTAC GGCCTCCAGAGAGGGTGTGAGGAAGCAGATGGAGCTGAGCAGTAGCATCGTCAGTGAGTTCGAGTCCAGGCTGTATGA aATGCTCGAGCTGTACCACCGCAGGATGAGGTGGCTCCAGGAAGGGAGTCGCAAG GTGTTCGGCCTGGTGAGGGGATCCAGAGTGGGGGTGCTTATTGATGCCTCGGATGCCAACTGTGAATCGGGGCGACTGCAAGACCTTCGGAGGAACCTCTTG TGTCTCATAGATGAGCAGCTGTGCCACAAGAAGCAGCTGTACCTGCTCTCCTTCGGCACGGAGACCATGCTGCTGTGGGACAGCCCGAGAGACGTCAACCCCCGCAG GCTGCAGGAGGCACAGCAGTGGGTGCAGCAACTGGGGGGCACTGGGGGCTGTAATCTCCTGAGTGCTCTGAAGAGGGGGCTGCCCTGCAGAGAGATCAACTCGCTGCTCATCATCCTCGGCTCCTG CCCTGACCAGACTGCAGATGTGCTGTCTGCCTACGTGGAGCAGTGCCTGCTGGGAAGGACCTTGCCCCTTCATGCTGTGGCCTACAACAGCAACACTCCCATGACGTGT GCAGCTGTGAAGGCACTGGCCCAGGCCTCCAAGGGACGCTTCCACTGCGGTGCGTCTGACAGACAG GGCGCCGCTCACAGTAGCAGCGACATTGATCTCTTGCGCAGAGAGGCCCAGAGAGCCGGGGATGTGCTGAACCAGATAAAGGAAATGCGTCAGGGCCTGATGGGAGACACGCTTATCTCCGTGACACAAGAG ATTTCAACAGAGCTGGACACATTGCCCCCTTCCTGCTTGCTTCCCAAACCACCCAATCACGACGGCCCGCTGAGCATCGAGATGTCAAACCACCTACCCAAAACTTCGGCTGATTGGCTGAAGAGCAACGGGCTGAAAG CCAAGAAGCTCTGCCTGTATCAGGTGCTGGCACCCAATGCTTATGCCCTGCTGGAGGAGTTTGTGCCCATTCTGAGGAAGACTGTGACCTCCACATTACACGAG AAAGCCATGGTGCAGTGTGAATGGCATGATGGAACAGTGAAGAATGTGCACGTGGACCCACCCATATTGTACAACTACCAG AAGCAGCTGGGCCGGGCCGTGCTGGCGCTGGAGCAGCGGGTGGAGTGGCTGACCAGTGGCAGCCGGCAGATCTGGGGcactgtttgtgaaaaaag AGTGGTGATTCTGGTGGACGTGTCTCAGATGAACTCGCTGTACCTCATCCACATCCAGCACTCCCTACGGCTGCTGCTAGAGCAACAACTGGCCAGCAAGGACAGCTTCAACATCATAGC GTTTGGGACCGATGTGAAGCCCTGGTGTAAGGACATGGCTGCCGCCACACCAGAGAACCTCCAGGACGCTTGGCA ATGGATCCTGGGCTTGAACTGTGGGGGAAGTCGCAATATAATGGGGGCCCTGAAACTGGCTGTGGAATTGGACCTGCAGGCGGCACCGGGACGGTCTCAGGGCGTGTACCTCTTCACCAGCGGGGTGCCCGATCAGGAGTCG GCGGCGGTGTGTGGGTACGTGTCGGAGAGCTGTGCTGGCGGTGTCCTGCGGCTCCACGTGTGTCTGTTCAGCACCGCCGAGCCACCATTGCAGGACTGCATCCCGCCACGCTTCGCCACCACTGCCGAGACGGCTGCCACGCTGAGGGAGTTGGCTCGACACGGCAATGGGCGCTTCTACTGGCTCAGAGAGATGG GCAATGTCGAGAGCGATGACATCGACGCTTTGCTTGCAGAGATGGAGAAAGCAGTCAACTATTCACAGAAG TGCGCCCTCCTGGTGGACTCCCTGGCTCAGCGGACAGGTAGGAGGCAGCCACAGTGTGACCGGACACTCCAGACACCCCCCAGCAGAGAGAGACTCCGTCCGCCCAAACTGATGGCACCCAGGCCCACCGCACTCATGCTGGCCAGAAAG CAAACAAGGGGAGATGGCCTGGATGACAACACTATGTCTCAGAAGGCTCTTACTTGGCGCCCAGCCAGTGCCAAGCCAAATATCCCCCCCG CACAGCCAATGAGGAGCTGGGGGTCAGTGGACACCGATGCCAAGCAGAAGAACAAACCTGAAGCATCTCAGGCTGTTTTTTACACCGAAGACGGCAATAGTGTGG GCACAGTGTTCAAGACATACCCCAAGGTGAAGAGTGTGAGGAAGTCCATTCCCTCTGCTGCCCTGCCGAAGGAAGAAGAGTTCTGCTCCACGAAGCAG TGGCTGAAGAAATTTAGTATCCAGAAACTGAAGCTGGATCTTCACAAACTGGTGTCTGGGCCTGACTGCACTCACCAGAAGAAACTGGTGCCCACTGTTCATAAGAAGGTCTCAGCCAAGTACTGCACCATCTTCCCCAGCGTCCAAATCAAT gGTGTTGTGAAGCACCTGCAGCTTACGGTTCGAGAGCTGGAGCAATACGTGACACAGACCGAGAGGGTTATCTGCCGGTATGTCCAGAGGATGCAGTGGCTGCTCTCAG GCAGCAGGCGTCTGTTTGGGACGATCCTGGAGAAGAAGGTGTGCATCCTGTTGGACACGTCGGGCTCCATGGACCCCTACCTGCCCGAGGTCAAGAAAGAGCTCACCTCTCTGATATGGGAGCAGCTGCACAGGAATGGGGTGAG CTTCGGCCTGCTGAGTTTCTCGGACACCGTATTGGCGTGGCGGGGGGCGCTGGCCGAGCCCACGGAGGAGGCGTGTCACGACGCGGTGCAGTGGGCCGCCCAGCTCAGAGCACACGGGAGCACCTGCACTCTGGAAGCCCTGCAG GCGGCCTGTGGGTACGGGGACACCCTGGGGATCTACCTGCTGAGTGACGGGAAGCCGGCCTCCAGCTGCAGCCTGGTGCTGAGGGAAGCCGGGAGAATGACAGCAGGGAAGCACATCGCCATCCACACCATCTCCTTCAACTGCTCTGACAG CGCAGCCAATGAGTTTCTGAGGAGGCTGGCCCAGCAGAGGGGTGGACGGTTCCACCGATGCCATGCGGACCTGGACGCACATCTGGTGGCTCACAGGATGCTGACAGACGGATTCTCTGATGAGGAC GACCCGGTTCTCCCAGTGTTTGAAGGCGATGATCTGAGGAAGCTCGTACAGGAGATTGGAAAAGCGAGGCGCTTCCTGACCCAGGCCCGCGCTTTTCG AGCCCTGCTTCTGGATAAGCAGAAGACCGCAGACCCAGATGACTTCTCTATGAGCAGAGCATATGCAG gAAAACCCAATGCGTTTGTATCCAGTAGTACACGAAGCTGA